A stretch of Deinococcus gobiensis I-0 DNA encodes these proteins:
- a CDS encoding polynucleotide kinase-phosphatase, whose product MTTIQLPELCLVALVGASGSGKTTLARRMFQPGEVLSSDAFRVLVANDENEQSATNDAFDSLYFVARKRLARGLLTVIDATNVQADARRRIVELAREFDVLPVAIALDLPEDTLVERHRSRTDRPFGAHVIAQQAGLLRRSLRKLQAEGFRQVTVLKTGEDVDTVRVERQRLYNNLRHETGPFDFIGDVHGCLDELRDLLSQLGYRVTKDLTVTPPVGRRAVFLGDLVDRGPDTPGVLRLVMGMVEAGTALCVPGNHDIKLLRALQGRKVTVSHGLQESLEQLAAESPEFRQRIAAFIEGLVSHYVLDGGRVVAAHAGMKGAYQGRASGRVREFALYGETTGETDEFGVPVRWNWAAEYRGEAMVIYGHTPVPAAEWLNRTIDIDTGCVFGGRLTGLRYPELELMSVPARQVYADPIRPIQLEADARSAQHTNDELLDLGDVMGKRTIETALRGRVTVREGEAAAALETLSRFAVDPRWLVYLPPTMSPSETSQREGYLEYPTEAFEHYRRAGAEQVVCEEKHMGSRAVVVVARDAQTARARFGVQDGRAGVVYTRSGRAFFEEPSLETAVVDRIRAALETSGLWEELQTGWLVLDTEILPWSLKAGDLIRRQYAAVGQAAAATFPAEVRALEAAVARGLPLGELLERTRERKVLTTAYVRAYRQYVRRVSSPVDIQLAPFHLLASEGGVHVDRDHGWHLASLTRLASADPALFVATAHRVVDLNDPQGMAEAEQWWLELTGRGGEGMVVKPWGFLARGRQGLVQPAVKVRGREYLRIIYGPEYTRPEHLERLRSRGLNAKRSLALREFALGIEGLERFVRGEPLRRVHECVVGVSALESEGLDPRL is encoded by the coding sequence ATGACGACGATTCAACTTCCTGAACTGTGCCTGGTGGCTCTGGTGGGGGCATCCGGATCGGGCAAGACGACCCTGGCCCGCCGCATGTTCCAGCCGGGCGAGGTGCTGTCCAGCGACGCCTTCCGCGTGCTGGTCGCGAACGACGAGAACGAGCAGAGCGCCACCAACGACGCCTTCGACAGCCTGTACTTTGTGGCCCGCAAACGCCTGGCGCGGGGCCTGCTCACCGTGATCGACGCAACCAACGTGCAGGCCGACGCCCGCAGGCGCATCGTCGAGCTCGCCAGGGAATTCGATGTGTTGCCCGTCGCGATCGCGCTGGATCTACCGGAGGACACCCTGGTCGAGCGGCACCGGTCACGGACAGACCGGCCCTTCGGCGCACATGTGATCGCCCAGCAGGCGGGTCTCCTGCGCCGGTCGCTGCGAAAACTGCAGGCCGAAGGTTTCCGACAGGTCACAGTCCTGAAAACGGGTGAAGACGTGGATACCGTCCGCGTGGAGCGCCAGCGGCTCTACAACAATCTGCGGCACGAAACGGGGCCCTTCGACTTCATCGGCGACGTCCACGGCTGCCTGGACGAGCTGCGTGATCTACTCAGTCAACTGGGATACCGCGTGACGAAAGATCTGACGGTCACACCACCAGTGGGCCGCCGGGCCGTCTTCCTGGGTGACCTGGTCGACCGGGGGCCTGACACCCCAGGCGTGCTGCGCCTCGTGATGGGGATGGTAGAGGCGGGAACCGCGCTGTGCGTTCCTGGGAACCACGACATCAAGTTGCTGCGAGCCCTGCAGGGGCGCAAGGTCACGGTGTCGCATGGCCTGCAAGAGTCGTTGGAACAGCTGGCCGCCGAATCGCCTGAGTTCCGCCAGCGTATCGCGGCGTTCATCGAGGGTCTGGTCAGCCATTACGTCCTCGATGGAGGCCGGGTGGTCGCCGCTCATGCCGGTATGAAAGGGGCCTATCAGGGCCGGGCTTCGGGCCGCGTCCGGGAGTTCGCGCTGTATGGGGAGACGACCGGAGAGACCGACGAGTTCGGGGTTCCTGTCCGCTGGAACTGGGCGGCCGAGTACCGGGGTGAGGCGATGGTCATCTATGGTCACACCCCGGTCCCCGCAGCGGAGTGGCTCAACCGCACCATCGATATCGATACCGGTTGTGTCTTCGGGGGGCGCCTTACAGGGCTGAGATACCCGGAACTGGAGTTGATGAGCGTCCCGGCCCGGCAGGTATATGCCGATCCCATCCGACCAATCCAACTGGAGGCCGATGCCCGGTCAGCGCAGCACACGAACGACGAACTGCTCGACCTCGGGGACGTGATGGGGAAGCGCACGATCGAGACTGCCCTGCGTGGGCGAGTCACTGTACGGGAGGGGGAAGCCGCAGCGGCTCTGGAGACACTCAGCCGCTTCGCCGTGGATCCGCGCTGGCTGGTCTACCTGCCGCCGACCATGAGTCCCAGTGAGACCTCACAACGCGAAGGGTATCTGGAATATCCCACAGAGGCTTTCGAGCACTATCGCCGCGCCGGCGCCGAACAGGTCGTGTGCGAGGAAAAACACATGGGTTCGAGGGCCGTGGTGGTGGTGGCACGCGACGCACAGACCGCTCGGGCGAGGTTCGGCGTTCAGGATGGCCGGGCGGGCGTGGTGTACACCCGGTCGGGCCGGGCGTTCTTCGAGGAGCCGTCTCTGGAGACTGCCGTGGTGGACCGTATCCGCGCGGCGCTGGAGACCAGTGGCCTCTGGGAGGAGTTGCAGACCGGCTGGCTGGTGCTGGATACCGAGATTCTGCCCTGGTCCCTGAAGGCAGGTGACCTGATCCGGCGGCAGTACGCAGCGGTGGGTCAGGCGGCGGCTGCGACCTTCCCGGCGGAAGTGCGCGCCCTTGAGGCCGCTGTGGCCCGTGGCCTGCCGCTGGGTGAACTTCTTGAACGTACCCGTGAGCGTAAGGTGCTGACCACCGCCTATGTGCGTGCCTACCGCCAGTACGTGCGCCGCGTCTCGTCTCCCGTGGACATTCAGCTGGCCCCCTTTCACCTGCTGGCCAGCGAGGGGGGCGTGCACGTGGACCGCGACCACGGGTGGCATCTGGCGTCCCTCACCCGGTTGGCGTCGGCTGACCCGGCCCTCTTCGTTGCCACGGCCCACCGTGTGGTGGACCTGAACGATCCGCAGGGCATGGCGGAGGCCGAGCAGTGGTGGCTGGAGCTCACTGGACGGGGCGGGGAGGGCATGGTGGTCAAGCCGTGGGGGTTTCTCGCCCGGGGTCGCCAGGGGCTGGTGCAGCCTGCGGTCAAAGTGCGGGGCCGTGAGTACCTGCGAATCATCTACGGTCCGGAGTACACCCGCCCAGAGCATCTGGAGCGCCTGCGGTCCCGGGGCCTGAACGCCAAGCGTTCGCTGGCCCTCCGTGAATTCGCACTGGGGATTGAGGGGTTGGAAAGGTTCGTGCGGGGCGAGCCCCTGCGGCGGGTGCACGAATGCGTCGTCGGTGTCAGCGCTCTGGAGAGCGAAGGTCTCGATCCGAGGCTTTAG
- a CDS encoding DNA polymerase beta superfamily protein: protein MTFPEALTEAVHDHPYPLLFATISGAHLYGFPSPDSDWDLRGVHVLPAREVLGLLGGQDTVQLMNDPRLNHPQMAPYGTEIELDLVTHDVTKFFRLLLKRNGYVLEQLHSPLVVQTSPAHAELRALAARCVTRHHAHHYLGFSANQWRLFARESPRRIKPLLYTFRTLLTGLHLIKTGEIQANLGLLNEDARLPYLDELMDQKRSGAEKEPFSGDVAFFEKEIQRLTRRLQEARDTSHLPGEVTPETTHALSDLLVTVRLKDLP from the coding sequence GTGACTTTCCCCGAGGCCCTGACGGAAGCTGTCCACGATCATCCCTATCCCCTGCTGTTCGCCACCATCAGCGGCGCCCACCTCTACGGCTTCCCCAGTCCGGACAGTGACTGGGACCTGCGCGGCGTACATGTCCTGCCTGCGCGGGAGGTGCTCGGACTACTGGGCGGGCAGGACACGGTCCAGCTGATGAACGATCCGCGTCTGAACCACCCGCAGATGGCTCCTTACGGGACCGAGATCGAGCTTGACCTCGTCACACACGACGTTACCAAGTTCTTCCGGCTGCTGCTCAAGCGCAACGGCTACGTGCTGGAACAGTTGCACTCTCCTCTGGTCGTGCAGACCAGCCCGGCGCACGCCGAACTCCGTGCACTCGCCGCCCGTTGCGTGACGCGACATCACGCCCATCACTATCTGGGCTTCAGCGCCAACCAGTGGCGGCTGTTCGCCAGGGAAAGTCCCCGACGGATCAAGCCCCTGCTCTACACCTTCCGCACCTTGCTCACCGGACTCCATCTGATAAAGACGGGGGAAATTCAGGCAAACCTGGGTCTCCTGAACGAGGATGCTAGGTTGCCCTATCTGGATGAACTGATGGACCAGAAGCGCAGTGGGGCCGAGAAAGAGCCTTTTAGCGGGGACGTGGCTTTCTTCGAGAAAGAAATCCAGCGACTCACCCGACGGCTCCAAGAGGCGCGGGACACCAGCCACCTGCCGGGGGAAGTCACACCCGAAACCACCCATGCGCTGAGCGACCTGCTGGTGACCGTCCGGCTGAAGGATCTGCCATGA
- a CDS encoding transposase, translating into MVTARSVNQSDLCAHLPGASSLDAKKRRVERGCRDPQLTGPVFLSFLLALLPPGKLLLSMDRTTWERGESPLNLLVLGVVLHGYTVPLVWTALDHDGNSGTVRRIQLVSRLLKALPAARWKGLVADREFIGGEWFRFLRRKGIKRAIRIRKNAVVDELRVDAWFGDLKVGEVRCMAEKAYVYGKVMQVVATRSPAGDLVAIATDFSVWDTCVLYRARWSVECTFASLKVRWFDLERTGITRTDRLDRLFGLVVLAWISCLRVGVWLQAQVPVKVKAHGRAAMSLVRYGAERLCHALRWNLPELPALIRLLSTPFHAPGAA; encoded by the coding sequence ATGGTAACCGCGAGGAGCGTGAACCAGAGTGACCTGTGCGCCCACCTGCCTGGGGCAAGCTCCCTCGACGCGAAGAAACGCCGGGTGGAACGAGGGTGCCGGGATCCCCAGCTGACCGGACCGGTGTTCCTATCCTTTCTGCTGGCCCTGCTGCCCCCTGGGAAACTGCTGCTCAGCATGGACCGGACGACCTGGGAGCGTGGCGAGTCGCCCCTGAACCTCTTGGTCCTCGGCGTCGTGTTGCACGGGTACACGGTGCCGCTCGTCTGGACCGCTCTCGATCACGACGGCAACAGCGGCACGGTCCGGCGCATCCAATTGGTCTCACGACTCCTGAAGGCCCTTCCAGCGGCCCGCTGGAAGGGCTTGGTCGCTGACCGGGAGTTCATCGGTGGGGAGTGGTTCCGCTTCCTGAGGCGCAAGGGCATCAAACGGGCCATCCGCATCCGAAAGAACGCTGTGGTCGACGAGCTGCGCGTGGACGCGTGGTTCGGTGATCTGAAGGTTGGGGAAGTCCGGTGCATGGCTGAAAAGGCGTACGTCTACGGTAAGGTGATGCAGGTCGTGGCCACCAGGTCCCCCGCGGGGGACCTGGTGGCCATTGCCACGGATTTCAGCGTGTGGGACACCTGCGTGCTGTACCGAGCTCGCTGGTCGGTGGAGTGCACGTTCGCGAGCCTCAAGGTCCGCTGGTTCGATTTGGAGCGGACCGGCATCACCCGAACAGACCGGCTGGACCGTCTGTTCGGGCTGGTCGTCCTGGCCTGGATCAGCTGCCTCCGGGTGGGCGTGTGGCTCCAGGCGCAGGTTCCGGTCAAGGTGAAGGCTCATGGCCGGGCGGCCATGAGCCTCGTGCGGTACGGCGCGGAGCGGCTGTGCCATGCCCTGCGGTGGAATCTCCCCGAGTTACCCGCACTGATCAGGCTGCTGAGCACACCATTTCACGCGCCAGGCGCGGCTTGA
- a CDS encoding replication initiator protein A: protein MNTLPRHLDDLNLSRLNLIVALDQVEMQEWSVMYETQGRIVRISCTASVKSTVPHGLDSDVSAALINLYIEAGMPEDGRVTVAATSLLHLCGWHKSGKYLGLLRECLERLHQANYTVSGGWRDHPNRRWTHAKFHFIESLNFTTLDGVGLFDERSMIVLRLADDVVASIRSGYVKPLDSEFMSSLSRPRTRVLYRVLDAARIDPEDPHRQVDTLTFPVLAWGDQCKIPSDGQAWRVIRALSAPHEELVKRGYLADVVLSGRGRDQTVRYEFARDFTRVDPALMRKFREYGVADGMVRRLVRELGEVFLADAIARFTALVASGVLVVRKTKAAALMHLIQHPDDYPYPAAGPAASPGAPKAPRTVMEPLLAEPTVEEDFDGLPLDRAAERLIRRLDLHYRKLFKVGDYDLLRFQVISGQVSPAVLLKEGIAAAAAGRREAFVEQLRQAGDSS from the coding sequence TTGAACACCTTGCCCCGCCACCTCGACGACCTCAATCTCTCGCGACTCAACCTGATCGTGGCACTGGATCAGGTCGAGATGCAGGAGTGGAGCGTCATGTACGAGACGCAGGGAAGGATCGTGCGGATCAGCTGTACAGCAAGCGTCAAATCCACCGTGCCTCACGGCCTGGACAGTGATGTGAGCGCGGCGCTGATCAATCTCTACATTGAGGCGGGGATGCCAGAGGACGGCCGCGTCACTGTGGCCGCCACGTCCCTCCTCCATCTGTGCGGCTGGCACAAGTCCGGCAAGTACCTGGGTCTGCTGCGGGAATGCCTTGAGCGGCTGCATCAGGCGAATTACACCGTCTCCGGCGGTTGGCGGGACCACCCCAACCGGCGGTGGACCCATGCGAAATTCCATTTCATCGAATCGTTGAACTTCACGACCCTGGATGGCGTCGGCCTCTTCGACGAGCGCTCGATGATCGTCCTGCGTCTGGCCGATGACGTGGTCGCCAGTATCCGCAGTGGCTACGTCAAGCCGCTCGACTCGGAGTTCATGTCTTCCCTGTCCAGACCCCGCACCCGGGTGCTCTACCGCGTTCTCGACGCGGCGCGGATTGATCCGGAGGACCCTCACCGTCAGGTCGACACCCTGACCTTCCCCGTCCTGGCCTGGGGTGACCAGTGCAAGATCCCGAGCGACGGCCAGGCGTGGCGGGTCATCCGTGCACTGAGCGCCCCCCACGAGGAGCTGGTCAAGCGGGGGTACCTCGCCGACGTGGTGCTTTCAGGACGTGGGCGGGACCAGACTGTCCGCTACGAGTTCGCCCGGGACTTCACACGCGTGGACCCGGCGCTGATGCGCAAGTTCCGGGAGTACGGGGTAGCAGACGGTATGGTCCGTAGGCTCGTCCGGGAACTGGGCGAGGTCTTCCTTGCCGATGCTATAGCCCGCTTCACGGCCCTCGTGGCCTCTGGCGTCCTGGTGGTCCGCAAAACGAAAGCCGCGGCCCTGATGCACCTCATCCAGCACCCGGACGACTATCCCTACCCCGCCGCAGGTCCTGCGGCGTCACCAGGGGCTCCCAAGGCCCCCCGGACCGTGATGGAGCCCCTGCTTGCCGAGCCGACAGTGGAGGAGGACTTCGACGGCCTTCCCCTTGACCGGGCGGCGGAGCGCCTGATCCGGCGCCTGGACCTGCATTACCGCAAGCTGTTCAAGGTTGGTGACTACGACTTGTTGCGCTTTCAGGTCATCAGTGGACAGGTCTCTCCTGCTGTCCTCCTCAAGGAGGGCATTGCCGCTGCGGCTGCGGGGCGCCGGGAAGCGTTCGTAGAGCAGTTACGGCAGGCGGGGGACTCCAGCTGA
- a CDS encoding ParA family protein: MIVTVAGFKGGVAKTTSAVHLAAYLQRLAPTLLVDGDANRSASLWASHEGLPFTVVPEAQAMKYARQFEHIVIDTGARPSGDELRDLVGGCDLLVLLTNPEAMSLDALLQTTEALQNLGGQYRILLTLVPPSPSREGEEARALLEAESLPVMRAAIRQTSAFRHASAQGVPVYGLKGSRSAKLAWLDYERAAQEIVAAIQEKA, translated from the coding sequence ATGATCGTGACTGTCGCCGGCTTCAAAGGGGGGGTCGCCAAGACCACTTCCGCCGTCCATCTGGCTGCCTACCTGCAACGCCTCGCGCCGACCCTTCTCGTTGATGGGGATGCTAACCGCAGCGCCTCCCTCTGGGCTTCCCATGAAGGACTTCCCTTCACTGTGGTGCCTGAGGCGCAGGCGATGAAATATGCCCGGCAGTTCGAGCACATCGTCATCGATACTGGGGCGCGCCCCAGCGGGGATGAGTTACGGGACCTGGTAGGCGGATGTGATCTGCTGGTCCTCCTTACCAACCCTGAGGCCATGAGTCTCGATGCCCTGCTTCAGACCACCGAGGCGCTGCAGAACCTGGGCGGTCAGTACCGCATTCTCCTGACACTGGTTCCCCCCAGTCCGTCCAGAGAGGGAGAGGAGGCGCGGGCCCTGCTTGAAGCGGAGAGCTTGCCGGTGATGCGCGCCGCTATCCGCCAGACCTCGGCCTTTCGCCACGCGAGTGCCCAGGGCGTACCGGTCTACGGCCTCAAGGGCTCCCGTTCCGCCAAACTCGCCTGGCTGGACTACGAGCGGGCAGCTCAGGAAATCGTGGCTGCTATTCAGGAGAAGGCGTGA
- a CDS encoding nucleotidyl transferase AbiEii/AbiGii toxin family protein, which produces MIRTINAGSILARLKNLQRDRYPNLPPNTMLQLYAQQGLLARLDASPYAERCVLKGAMSLFARYGNAARPTQDLDLATRDLPNTPEQIHTLLTELCTVPFGDGLSFDPDSIRVEVINEAFDYPGVKAFLQATLGPSRVHLQLDFSFGNVITPAPVQLVFPPLLIEEGVRIAVYPLETVITEKFAALVEIGEATTRMKDLYDLHVILFTELFEAETVRKALTRSFAARGTPTDHIPDILGEEFAQNETLQRRWQQYLRRTWSAPRKLVGMK; this is translated from the coding sequence ATGATCAGGACCATTAACGCCGGGAGCATTCTGGCGCGCCTGAAAAATCTGCAGCGCGACCGCTACCCGAATCTTCCGCCCAACACGATGCTGCAGCTCTACGCCCAGCAGGGCCTCCTCGCCCGCCTTGATGCCTCTCCCTACGCCGAGAGGTGTGTCCTGAAAGGCGCCATGAGCCTGTTCGCACGCTACGGCAATGCTGCACGACCGACCCAGGACCTCGATCTCGCGACCCGGGACCTACCGAACACGCCAGAGCAGATCCACACCCTGCTGACAGAGCTCTGTACAGTCCCATTCGGAGATGGGCTCAGCTTCGATCCCGACAGCATCCGGGTGGAGGTCATCAACGAGGCCTTCGACTATCCAGGCGTCAAAGCTTTTCTCCAGGCTACGCTCGGACCTTCAAGGGTGCATCTCCAGCTCGATTTCTCCTTCGGAAATGTCATCACGCCTGCGCCTGTGCAGCTGGTCTTCCCTCCCCTGCTGATCGAGGAGGGCGTGCGTATTGCCGTCTACCCCCTCGAAACCGTGATCACCGAGAAATTTGCGGCCCTCGTCGAAATTGGTGAGGCCACCACCCGTATGAAGGACCTCTATGACCTTCACGTCATCCTCTTTACAGAACTTTTCGAAGCAGAAACTGTCCGGAAGGCGTTGACACGGAGCTTTGCCGCCCGTGGCACACCCACCGACCACATCCCGGACATTCTTGGAGAAGAGTTTGCCCAGAATGAGACGTTGCAGCGACGCTGGCAGCAGTATCTGAGGCGGACCTGGTCTGCCCCCCGAAAACTGGTCGGGATGAAGTAG
- a CDS encoding IS3 family transposase translates to MTPAERRAAARQLVAAQVKPERACLLVGIPRSTWYYRPKPRQDGDFQQRIRELALMHPRRGYRFIHALLVQEGHRVNRKKVRRIWREEHLTVTTRRRQKIRTGASVPMQAEFPDHVWTYDFLFDQTLEGTTLKILTLTDEFTRQSLALRVAESFTSMDVKDVLHEVIATRGAPGFIRSDNGPEFIARDLGIWLAVQDVGTRFILPGKPWQNGFAESFHSRLREECLNLEVFYSARHAGVVLDSYRSFYNARRPHSSLGYRTPDDYAQQARGRPAAPLCGQSTANVDVRPSPG, encoded by the coding sequence GTGACGCCCGCCGAGAGACGGGCGGCAGCGAGGCAACTCGTTGCCGCCCAGGTCAAGCCCGAACGGGCTTGCCTCCTGGTGGGCATTCCCAGATCCACGTGGTACTACCGTCCGAAGCCGCGCCAGGATGGGGACTTCCAGCAGCGCATTCGCGAACTGGCCCTTATGCATCCCCGACGCGGGTACCGCTTCATTCACGCCCTCCTCGTCCAGGAGGGACATCGCGTCAACCGGAAGAAGGTCCGGCGCATCTGGCGCGAGGAGCACCTGACGGTCACGACCAGACGCCGACAGAAGATCCGCACTGGGGCGAGTGTTCCTATGCAGGCTGAGTTCCCGGATCACGTGTGGACGTACGACTTCCTCTTCGATCAGACCCTGGAGGGGACGACGTTGAAGATCCTGACGCTGACTGACGAGTTCACCCGTCAGTCCCTGGCGCTGCGGGTGGCGGAGTCCTTCACGTCCATGGACGTGAAGGACGTCCTGCACGAGGTCATTGCCACGCGTGGCGCGCCAGGATTCATTCGCAGCGACAACGGCCCGGAGTTCATCGCCCGCGACCTGGGGATCTGGCTGGCGGTTCAGGACGTTGGCACTCGGTTCATTCTGCCAGGGAAACCGTGGCAGAACGGCTTCGCTGAGAGTTTCCACTCTCGGTTGCGGGAGGAGTGTCTGAATCTGGAGGTGTTCTACTCGGCGCGGCACGCCGGTGTCGTTCTGGACAGCTATCGCAGCTTTTACAACGCCAGAAGACCGCATTCCTCGCTGGGCTACCGAACCCCTGACGATTATGCTCAGCAGGCCAGGGGGCGGCCTGCCGCCCCCCTTTGCGGACAGAGCACCGCAAATGTGGACGTCAGACCGTCCCCTGGGTAA
- a CDS encoding transposase — protein MKNRQFSEDQIIKLLQDAKKGEKPVEDLCRDFGCSPASFYAWKKKYGDMAPDEAKRLRRLEKENARLLKIVGQQRLEIDAMKDVIQKKR, from the coding sequence ATGAAAAACCGGCAGTTCAGCGAAGATCAGATCATCAAGCTGCTCCAGGACGCCAAAAAGGGCGAGAAGCCAGTCGAGGACCTGTGCCGTGACTTCGGCTGCAGTCCGGCGTCCTTTTACGCCTGGAAGAAGAAGTACGGCGATATGGCGCCCGACGAAGCCAAACGGCTTCGTCGTCTGGAGAAGGAGAACGCCCGCCTCCTGAAAATTGTCGGGCAGCAGCGCTTGGAGATCGATGCCATGAAGGACGTGATCCAGAAAAAGCGGTGA
- a CDS encoding IS982 family transposase, protein MARYRLHHSLGRRAVIRQLHRWAKRHFSDVKRCSHQKLSDALLVALLLSRLIFKHPFPSIWWNILREDRHDLPSYTQAYIRGQRLLEQLEAVATPSQSCMEVIVDSMPLPVCRPKRGKRCAFPGARWGYGTQGDVYGYKLHAWVTASGAIVQYLIRPANLHDTTVSYELNRRWPDFGGPRIIGDKGYCCLGYVFPPKRNTRYDTGWRPGRHPRLRKRIETVFSSLVEAQIRSVQTKTLRSLRLRVVLALCTGHLQVEAVLDAKFLNV, encoded by the coding sequence ATGGCTAGATACCGTCTCCATCACAGTTTAGGCCGACGAGCCGTCATCCGCCAGCTTCACCGCTGGGCCAAACGGCATTTCAGTGACGTCAAGCGGTGTTCGCACCAGAAACTGAGTGATGCCCTGTTGGTCGCCCTGTTGCTCAGCCGACTGATCTTCAAACATCCGTTCCCGTCCATCTGGTGGAACATCCTGAGGGAAGATCGACACGATCTTCCCTCCTACACGCAGGCGTATATCCGGGGACAGCGATTGCTTGAACAACTTGAAGCGGTCGCCACCCCATCACAATCCTGCATGGAAGTGATCGTCGATTCCATGCCTCTGCCCGTCTGCCGACCCAAACGGGGGAAGCGTTGTGCGTTTCCCGGTGCTCGTTGGGGTTACGGCACGCAGGGAGACGTCTACGGATACAAGTTGCACGCGTGGGTGACCGCTTCGGGTGCCATCGTGCAGTATCTGATCCGACCAGCCAATTTGCACGATACGACCGTAAGCTACGAGCTCAACCGGCGGTGGCCCGACTTCGGCGGGCCACGCATCATCGGTGATAAGGGGTACTGCTGCTTGGGCTACGTGTTCCCACCGAAGAGGAATACCCGGTACGACACGGGGTGGCGGCCTGGCCGCCACCCTCGATTGCGAAAACGCATTGAAACGGTGTTCTCTAGTTTGGTCGAGGCTCAGATTCGCTCTGTGCAGACGAAAACGTTGCGGTCGCTCCGTCTCCGTGTCGTCCTGGCCCTCTGTACCGGACATCTTCAGGTTGAGGCTGTGCTGGACGCAAAATTCCTGAACGTATGA
- a CDS encoding type IV toxin-antitoxin system AbiEi family antitoxin domain-containing protein, with protein MTSSELTSAGIPRVELSRATRAGQLVRLARGTYRLTQIDGLPPVAAEATDLLEVQLRSPYARPCLISALHLHGLTTTRPHRLQFALPRNRQALDFEGLPMEFFYFSDLAYHEGTLAFPVRERWLTTYTVEKTLVDLLRAAPRLGRELYLEGLKNALRYRKLDRRELFRLARLLRVGKTLEHDLEVLEHDQDH; from the coding sequence GTGACTTCCTCCGAACTCACCTCAGCCGGGATCCCCCGGGTCGAACTCAGCCGGGCAACCAGGGCAGGGCAGCTCGTTCGCCTGGCCCGCGGGACCTACCGCCTGACCCAGATCGATGGCTTGCCGCCGGTCGCCGCGGAAGCGACCGACCTTCTTGAAGTGCAGCTCCGCTCCCCCTATGCGCGGCCCTGCCTGATCAGTGCCTTGCATCTGCATGGCCTGACGACCACCCGGCCCCACCGTCTCCAGTTTGCCCTCCCCAGAAACCGGCAGGCCCTGGACTTCGAGGGTCTTCCCATGGAGTTTTTCTACTTCAGTGATCTGGCCTACCACGAGGGCACGCTCGCCTTCCCTGTGCGTGAGCGCTGGCTGACCACCTACACCGTCGAGAAAACGTTGGTCGATCTTCTGCGCGCCGCGCCGCGGCTTGGCCGGGAGCTCTACCTCGAAGGTCTCAAGAACGCTCTCCGGTACCGAAAGCTCGACCGGCGGGAGTTGTTCCGCCTGGCCAGGCTGCTCCGGGTCGGCAAAACACTGGAACACGACCTGGAGGTGCTCGAGCATGATCAGGACCATTAA
- a CDS encoding HNH endonuclease: MSRQRTQKRYAAVWDKATGRSIRVHRRVAAELLGRPLLPGEVVHHVDGNSLNNTPENLLVLRSQRHHASLEQYLRRARLGQPTLFPDLLEAYRQGKAGTLFQFVQ; this comes from the coding sequence ATGAGCCGTCAGCGTACACAGAAAAGATATGCCGCCGTCTGGGACAAGGCGACCGGACGATCCATTCGCGTGCACCGGCGCGTGGCCGCCGAACTGCTCGGCCGTCCCCTTCTTCCTGGAGAGGTGGTCCATCACGTTGACGGCAACTCGCTGAACAATACGCCAGAGAACCTGCTCGTGCTCCGCAGCCAGCGGCACCACGCCTCTCTGGAACAGTACCTCCGACGCGCCCGGCTGGGGCAGCCCACCCTGTTCCCTGACCTGCTGGAAGCCTACCGTCAAGGCAAGGCAGGAACGCTCTTCCAGTTCGTTCAGTAG